A single Ziziphus jujuba cultivar Dongzao chromosome 11, ASM3175591v1 DNA region contains:
- the LOC107435719 gene encoding receptor-like protein kinase 5 translates to MAKTTTTQICLQLPLCALVFLFIILGHADSQSLQDEEQAVLLRIKQYWGNPPLLSRWSTASNSPHCSWTGIHCTDGSVTALSLFTFNIEGKFSPFICDLKNLTNLVLGNNSIADEFPRAIYNCSKLEQLDLSLNYFIGTVPSDLYRLDKLTHLDLSGNNFSGEIPATIGQMQQLTYLKLTNNLFNGSFPPEISNLSNLEMLGLGFMSNFKPSRLPSNYTQLKKLKYLWIPQSNMIGEIPESIGDMVSLNEVDLSTNGLSGKIPSSLFMLKNLSILYLHVNQLSREIPQVVKAVNLRVLDLSQNNLTGPIPEDFGKLTKLTGLSLFTNQFSGAIPESVGRLPSLMDLKLFDNNLSGTLPPDFGRYSPLREFQVAMNRLTGKLPENLCYGRNLIGVVAFDNDLTGELPESLGNCSALLTVSVKNNRLSGNIPSGLWTSTNMSIFTLSNNSFTGELPEKLSLKLSRLEINDNKFSGKIPVGVSSWKSLVVFKANNNLLTGSIPQELTTLSGLTTLFLHHNKLTGSLPSDIVSWKSLNTLNLAQNQLSGPLPKKLGSLPSLTDLDLSENQFSGQIPSEFGHLRLNILNLSSNHLSGVIPREFENPAYSNSFLNNPGLCAGSGSVNLRNCNFNPTKSNKISVQSLALIVASVVAAILLASCILLFVIRGYKKKHGLGAKWKITSFQRLNFTESKIRSGLTESNLIGSGGSGKVYRVPVNRIGDVVAVKKIWNKRKLDERLEKEFNAEVKILSSIRHSNVVKLMCCLSSENSKLLVYEYLENRSLDQWLHSKNRPPAISAGFGTVQNVVLDWPKRMQIAIGAAQGLCYMHHDCVPPIVHRDIKLSNILLDSDFNAKIADFGLAKLLIRQGEPATMSTVAGSFGYMAPEYAQSTRVNEKIDVYSFGVVLLELATGRQANQGDEHTSLAEWAWRHVQEGNDIVEAFDEEVKEPCYLEEMRSVFKLGIICTGTLPSTRPSMKEVVHILLRCGNQLAYGQKIVWNEYDFAPLLKNSKRERGLEEDNHSSLATIV, encoded by the exons ATGGCTAAGACAACCACAACCCAAATATGTCTACAACTCCCACTTTGCGCCcttgtcttccttttcatcATTCTTGGCCATGCAGACTCACAGTCACTACAAGATGAAGAACAAGCAGTCCTGCTGAGGATAAAGCAATACTGGGGAAACCCACCATTACTGAGTCGATGGAGTACAGCATCAAATTCTCCTCACTGTTCTTGGACAGGGATCCACTGCACTGATGGCTCAGTCACTGCTCTGTCACTGTTTACTTTCAACATCGAGGGGAAGTTCTCGCCTTTCATTTGTGACCTCAAGAACCTCACAAATCTTGTACTTGGGAACAACTCCATCGCTGATGAGTTCCCCAGGGCTATCTACAACTGTTCAAAGCTTGAGCAGTTAGACCTTTCTCTGAACTATTTCATTGGCACTGTTCCCAGTGACCTATACCGCCTTGATAAGCTTACCCATCTCGACCTTAGCGGCAATAACTTTTCCGGTGAAATCCCGGCGACTATTGGGCAGATGCAACAGCTTACGTACCTAAAGCTTACCAACAACTTGTTCAACGGTTCTTTCCCGCCAGAAATAAGTAACTTGTCTAACCTTGAAATGTTGGGATTAGGCTTCATGTCAAACTTTAAGCCATCCAGGCTTCCTTCCAACTATACCCAATTGAAGAAGTTGAAGTACTTATGGATTCCCCAGTCGAATATGATTGGGGAAATCCCAGAAAGCATTGGAGATATGGTATCTCTGAATGAAGTGGATCTATCAACAAATGGGTTGAGTGGGAAAATTCCAAGCAGTTTGTTTATGTTGAAGAATTTAAGTATTCTTTACCTTCACGTCAACCAACTGTCTAGGGAGATTCCACAGGTGGTTAAAGCTGTAAACTTGCGCGTGCTTGATCTCTCACAGAACAACTTAACAGGGCCAATACCAGAAGACTTTGGAAAGCTAACCAAGTTGACTGGTCTGAGTTTGTTTACGAATCAGTTCTCTGGTGCTATCCCAGAGAGCGTTGGCCGTCTACCATCGCTTATGGATCTCAAATTGTTTGACAATAATCTGTCAGGCACTCTGCCTCCAGACTTTGGTAGGTATTCACCGCTCAGAGAATTCCAGGTAGCTATGAATAGGCTTACTGGAAAATTACCTGAAAATTTGTGTTATGGGCGTAACTTGATAGGAGTTGTGGCTTTTGATAATGATCTCACCGGCGAATTGCCAGAATCACTCGGGAATTGCAGTGCTTTGTTAACAGTAAGTGTGAAGAATAACAGGCTTTCTGGGAATATTCCTAGTGGTTTGTGGACATCAACGAATATGTCTATCTTCACATTGAGCAACAACTCCTTTACCGGGGAGCTTCCTGAGAAGCTGTCCTTGAAGCTTTCTCGGCTCGAAATTAATGACAACAAGTTTTCTGGAAAGATTCCTGTTGGAGTGTCTTCCTGGAAGAGTTTGGTGGTGTTTAAGGCCAACAATAACCTCTTGACAGGTTCTATTCCTCAAGAATTAACTACTCTTTCTGGCCTAACAACTCTTTTTCTTCATCACAACAAGCTTACAGGCTCCCTTCCATCAGATATAGTATCATGGAAGTCCTTAAATACTCTTAATCTTGCTCAAAACCAACTCTCTGGACCACTTCCAAAGAAACTTGGTTCCTTACCAAGCCTTACTGATTTAGACCTTTCAGAAAACCAATTTTCTGGTCAAATTCCATCTGAATTTGGCCATCTGAGACTCAATATTCTCAATCTTTCTTCTAATCACCTAAGTGGGGTAATCCCACGTGAATTCGAGAACCCTGCATATAGCAACAGCTTCTTGAACAATCCAGGTCTATGTGCAGGTAGTGGATCGGTAAATCTCAGGAACTGCAATTTTAATCCCACAAAGTCCAACAAAATTTCTGTCCAATCTCTTGCTCTGATCGTGGCATCAGTGGTAGCAGCAATTTTGTTGGCTTCTTGCATATTACTTTTTGTGATCAGAGGCTACAAGAAAAAACATGGTTTGGGTGCAAAATGGAAGATTACCTCATTCCAGAGGTTGAATTTCACAGAATCAAAAATCCGGTCAGGACTGACTGAAAGCAACCTGATTGGAAGTGGAGGCTCAGGTAAAGTTTACCGAGTTCCTGTGAATCGTATTGGCGatgttgttgcagttaaaaaaatatggaacAAAAGGAAGTTAGATGAGAGACTTGAAAAGGAATTCAATGCAGAAGTCAAAATTCTGAGTTCAATTCGACATTCTAATGTAGTGAAGCTGATGTGCTGTCTTTCCAGTGAGAACTCAAAGCTTCTGGTCTACGAGTATCTTGAAAACCGGAGCCTGGATCAATGGCTGCACAGCAAAAACAGGCCACCCGCCATTTCAGCAGGTTTTGGTACTGTCCAAAATGTTGTTCTGGACTGGCCTAAGAGGATGCAAATTGCCATAGGAGCTGCACAAGGACTCTGCTATATGCACCATGATTGCGTGCCACCTATTGTTCATCGAGACATTAAATTGAGCAACATTTTGCTGGATTCAGATTTCAATGCAAAAATAGCTGATTTTGGTCTAGCCAAGTTGTTGATCAGGCAAGGTGAACCTGCTACAATGTCAACTGTGGCTGGTTCTTTTGGCTACATGGCTCCAG AATATGCTCAATCAACGCGAGTGAATGAGAAAATTGATGTTTACAGTTTCGGGGTTGTCCTCCTTGAATTGGCAACTGGAAGACAAGCTAATCAAGGTGATGAACATACATCCCTTGCAGAATGGGCGTGGCGTCATGTTCAAGAAGGCAACGACATAGTTGAAGCCTTTGATGAAGAGGTCAAGGAACCTTGTTACTTGGAAGAAATGCGCAGTGTCTTCAAACTTGGGATAATCTGTACTGGGACACTGCCTTCTACTAGGCCTTCCATGAAGGAGGTTGTTCACATTTTGCTCAGATGTGGCAACCAACTTGCTTATGGCCAAAAGATTGTTTGGAATGAATATGATTTTGCTCCTCTCCTCAAGAACTCTAAGCGTGAGAGAGGTTTAGAAGAGGACAACCATAGCAGTTTGGCTACCATTGTATGa